ATGGTCACGCGCATACAGAAGTGGGGAAACAGCCAAGGGCTTCGCCTTACGCGAGATATCCTAGAATCTGCTTCGATTGAGATCGGTGAGGAAGTTGAGGTTTCCACACGGCAAGGAGTAATCGAGATTCGGGTAGCGAGACGTATCCGAGGCAAGTATGACATCGAGGAACTAGTTTCCAGAATCCCCAGGCACGCCAAGCGCGGGGAAATCGAGTGGGGCGAGCCTCGCGGCAAGGAAACTTGGTAGATGCCGTCTTATGTGCCTCGCCAAGGCGATCTTGTTTCCGTAACACTTGATCCTCAGTCGGGTCACGAACAGAAAGGGCGCCGTTCTGCCATCGTTGTAAGCAAGACAACCTTCAACAGACATACAGGCATGGCGTTGCTCTGCCCAATTACCAACACAAATCGCGAATATCCATTTCATGTTCCACTCGACAACGAAGGGAAAGTCACTGGATTCGTGATGGTGGAGCAAATCAAATCTGTTGATTTTCGTGCACGGAGCGTGAAGTACATTACGAAGGCTTCCGACAATCTCCTTGACGAGGTACTGTCGCTGCTTGATGCCTGCATCTACTAGGACTACTGTTCTTTGGGATTGAGCTAATGGTCACAAGAAACGACGTTCGAATTACGGGCACCACCCTCTTCTACCTGCCCGTTGAAACGCGCGTGCCCCTGAAGTTTGGCACGGAAACCCTCACACACGTTACCTGCGCGCGCGTTTGCATCACTGTCGCCGGCAAGACAGGCCGCACGGCCGTTGGTTGGGGCGAGACTCCGCTAAGCGTGCAGTGGGTCTGGCCAAGTACCCTCCCGTATGAGAAGCGACACGAACGGATAAAGCAATTCTGCATAAGTCTGGTGTCGGCTTGGGCGGGATTCGAGTCATCTGGTCACCCGGTGGAACTTGGCGCCGACTTCCAAGAACAGGTCCTTCCTCCCCTTCTGGCACAACACAACGCATCCCATTCCGAGCCCATGCCGTGGTTGGCGGCACTGGTGTGCTGCTCCGCTTTCGATATCGCCTTGCATGACGCATACGGCCAGTTACACGGCGTGCCCGTCTATGATACTTACACCGCCGAGTTCATGAGCCGCGACCTCTCCGCGTATCTGGATACCGCACGCAATGGCGGCATTTCATTCGAGGGCAAGTTTCCGGCGGATTATCTCGACTTTCCTCGTCTCGACTCGCTTCCTGTCTGGCATTTGGTTGGCGGTAAAGACCCAATCAGCGTTTCCGAACTCGACGGCTCCGAACCCGACGACGGATATCCGGTGCTGCTGCGCGATTGGATCGCCCGCGACGGGTTGCGGTGCTTGAAGGTGAAGTTGCGCGGCAACGACGCCGATTGGGATTGGGACCGTCTCGTGCGAGTTGGCGAGTTAGCCAAAAAGTGTGGTGTACTTTGGCTCTCAGCAGACTTCAACTGCACTGTTACGGAGCCCGGTTACGTGAATGTCATTCTCGACCGCCTGATGGCCGAACACCCTGCCATCTACGGCATGCTCTTGTACGTGGAGCAACCTTTTCCCTACGACCTCGAAGCGCATCGCATCGATGTGCACAGCGTATCGGCACGTAAACCCCTGTTCATGGATGAAAGCGCGCACGACTGGCGGCTGGTGAAATTGGGGCGAGAACTGGGCTGGTCCGGTGTGGCGCTGAAGACCTGCAAGACACAGACGGGCGCACTCCTCAGCCTGTGCTGGGCCAAGGCCCACGGCATGACACTCATGGTGCAAGATCTCACCAATCCTATGTTGGCGCAAGTCCCCCACGTTCTCCTCGCGGCGCACGCGGGCACGATCATGGGCGTCGAATCCAATGCGATGCAGTTCTACCCCGAGGCATCGTCGTTAGAGGCGGCCGTGCACCCTGGGTTGTTCCGTCGGCGCAACGGACAACTCGACCTAAGCACGATTCAAGGCCCCGGTTTTGGCTACCGCATTGACGAGATACGCAGGGACTTGCCCGATCCTGTTGCCGTTGCCGGTTAACGCAGCCTCTTCCCTACGCGAACAACTCCATCACGGGCTTCCCTAGTCCGTCCTTGGTCGTGTAGAAAGGCCTGCGTTCGACCTCATAGGCCAGGTTTGGCGGTATTCCCATCGCCCGATACATCGTGGCATGCAGGTCGGTCGTCTTCACCGGCTTTTCAATGGTCTTGCAGGGGCGCTCGTCCGCGGTGACGCCGTGCAGATACCCCTTCTTGATGCCGCCGCCAAACAGGAGGACCGAACCCGCGTCCGTGAAGTGACGGTGCATGCCGTAGTGCTTTGGTTCGGTCAATACCGCAGGCACTTCGACTTGGTCTTTCACCTTGTTGTCAGGCTTGCCCTCGGTCAGCATGTCGCGGCTAAACTCACTCGCAAGCACGATCAGGGTTCGTTCCAGGAGACCCCGTGCTTCCAAGTCCAGAACAAGCTGCGCAACGGGCGCGTCGATCATCTGCTTCAAGCCGACCATGCGCGAATGACCGTCTTCGTGCGTATCCCAATGCTTGAAGGGCTCATATTCCGTGGTGACTTCTATGAAGCGTGCGCCCACCTCACAAAGACGCCGGGCAAGCAGACAGCCAAGTCCAAATTTCCCGGTATTGTAGATGTCGTAGATTTCCTTTGGTTCCTGGGAAAGGTCGAATGCCTTCGCTGCCGGCGACGTTAAGAGACGATACGCGCCTTCCATCGAACGAACCAACGATTCGCGTTGATAGTCGCTTCCGAGTTGACCCACTGGACTGGCGTCGGCCAGAGCCTTATACGCTTTGTTTCGGTTCTTGAAGCGTGCATCGCTCATTCCTGCGGGAGGTTGCACGCTGGCCTGCGCTTCGGTCGGATTCGGAACGAAGAAAGGCCCATACTCCGTCCCGAGAAAGCCTGCCGTGTGAAATGCCTTCAACTCCTCCCCTTCACCCAGATCGAAACTCTGGCCGATGTCGATGAAAGCGGGCACGTCAGGATTCAATGGGCCGAGTGTGCGCGAAATGAATGATCCGATGTGTGGCGCGGCAACGGACAGCGGCGGCTCATAGCCCGTGTGCCAGTGGTATTGGTGACGCGAATGTAGAATGAAACCCAGATCAGCCGCTTGATACGTACGGATAAGCGTTCCGCGATCCATCACGGAACCAATCTTCTCAAGCCCCTCCGAGAACTTCATGCCGTCCACGACAGTGTCGATCGCAGGAAAAGTACTGAGCACGTCGTTCGCTTGCATTCCCGCTGTGAACTCCGTGTAGCGCTTCGGATCGAACGTCTCGGTATGTGCCATCCCACCCGCCATCCACAACACAATCATGGTATCGGCCGTGGGTCGAATGCTCTCGAGTTCATTTGCCTCGGCTTTGCGGGGGAAACCTGCCGCCAGGGCAGACAGCGTTGCCGCGCTCGCCGTCTTGAGGAAATCGCGCCTATTCAACGTCGTCAT
The nucleotide sequence above comes from Candidatus Hydrogenedentota bacterium. Encoded proteins:
- a CDS encoding transcriptional regulator/antitoxin, MazE, translated to MVTRIQKWGNSQGLRLTRDILESASIEIGEEVEVSTRQGVIEIRVARRIRGKYDIEELVSRIPRHAKRGEIEWGEPRGKETW
- a CDS encoding type II toxin-antitoxin system PemK/MazF family toxin, with protein sequence MPSYVPRQGDLVSVTLDPQSGHEQKGRRSAIVVSKTTFNRHTGMALLCPITNTNREYPFHVPLDNEGKVTGFVMVEQIKSVDFRARSVKYITKASDNLLDEVLSLLDACIY
- a CDS encoding mandelate racemase/muconate lactonizing enzyme family protein; this translates as MVTRNDVRITGTTLFYLPVETRVPLKFGTETLTHVTCARVCITVAGKTGRTAVGWGETPLSVQWVWPSTLPYEKRHERIKQFCISLVSAWAGFESSGHPVELGADFQEQVLPPLLAQHNASHSEPMPWLAALVCCSAFDIALHDAYGQLHGVPVYDTYTAEFMSRDLSAYLDTARNGGISFEGKFPADYLDFPRLDSLPVWHLVGGKDPISVSELDGSEPDDGYPVLLRDWIARDGLRCLKVKLRGNDADWDWDRLVRVGELAKKCGVLWLSADFNCTVTEPGYVNVILDRLMAEHPAIYGMLLYVEQPFPYDLEAHRIDVHSVSARKPLFMDESAHDWRLVKLGRELGWSGVALKTCKTQTGALLSLCWAKAHGMTLMVQDLTNPMLAQVPHVLLAAHAGTIMGVESNAMQFYPEASSLEAAVHPGLFRRRNGQLDLSTIQGPGFGYRIDEIRRDLPDPVAVAG
- a CDS encoding DUF1501 domain-containing protein, giving the protein MTTLNRRDFLKTASAATLSALAAGFPRKAEANELESIRPTADTMIVLWMAGGMAHTETFDPKRYTEFTAGMQANDVLSTFPAIDTVVDGMKFSEGLEKIGSVMDRGTLIRTYQAADLGFILHSRHQYHWHTGYEPPLSVAAPHIGSFISRTLGPLNPDVPAFIDIGQSFDLGEGEELKAFHTAGFLGTEYGPFFVPNPTEAQASVQPPAGMSDARFKNRNKAYKALADASPVGQLGSDYQRESLVRSMEGAYRLLTSPAAKAFDLSQEPKEIYDIYNTGKFGLGCLLARRLCEVGARFIEVTTEYEPFKHWDTHEDGHSRMVGLKQMIDAPVAQLVLDLEARGLLERTLIVLASEFSRDMLTEGKPDNKVKDQVEVPAVLTEPKHYGMHRHFTDAGSVLLFGGGIKKGYLHGVTADERPCKTIEKPVKTTDLHATMYRAMGIPPNLAYEVERRPFYTTKDGLGKPVMELFA